A window of Clostridia bacterium contains these coding sequences:
- a CDS encoding helix-turn-helix domain-containing protein: MDEIGAMLKEEREARGITLEQVSEATKIRTKYLVAIEQGEYDVIAGEVYLKGFIRNYADCIGLDGADLIAQFSESRRAEEKAALRQLERERAGRTERSKRETRDRRSRNVVRVITVLLFAVVIALGLYYAGRALGLFRWRLPWIG; the protein is encoded by the coding sequence TTGGATGAGATAGGGGCGATGCTCAAGGAGGAGCGGGAGGCGCGTGGAATCACCCTTGAACAGGTGAGCGAGGCTACCAAGATTCGAACCAAGTATCTCGTAGCGATTGAGCAGGGCGAGTATGACGTCATCGCCGGCGAGGTCTACCTGAAGGGGTTCATTCGCAACTACGCCGATTGTATCGGACTCGATGGCGCGGACCTGATTGCTCAGTTCAGCGAATCGCGGCGGGCTGAGGAGAAGGCGGCTCTCAGGCAGTTGGAGCGGGAACGGGCCGGCCGAACCGAGAGATCCAAGCGCGAGACGCGGGATCGAAGGAGCCGAAACGTGGTCAGGGTCATCACTGTGCTTCTGTTTGCAGTCGTGATCGCCCTCGGCCTGTACTATGCAGGGCGGGCGTTGGGGTTGTTCAGATGGAGACTGCCGTGGATCGGATGA